A single region of the Nitrosomonas sp. Is79A3 genome encodes:
- a CDS encoding carbonic anhydrase family protein, whose translation MSTKILRNLASTIFIGYATVAISSPHWGYDEQSQWGAIKDDTQSEVPLMYPYATCGIGKHQSPIDLTALSHEERLDRLKFRYPTDKPVFYNTGHAAQVNTSDDYQGHAVIGEESYPLIQFHFHEPSEHVIGEKKFPAELHYVHIKDDGKIAVVSVLIEEGESNPVFQTILDNVPATSGEQNDQSGIRLNPGSLLPKNQMDHYSLAGSLTTPPCSEGVNWLVLSEPITISQEQLAQLKSIYSDNARNKQELNGRSVSQRINH comes from the coding sequence ATGAGTACAAAAATATTGAGAAACCTGGCTTCTACAATTTTTATAGGCTACGCAACCGTTGCGATTTCCAGTCCGCACTGGGGTTATGATGAACAATCGCAATGGGGTGCGATTAAAGATGATACCCAGTCAGAAGTGCCGTTGATGTATCCATATGCCACTTGTGGCATTGGTAAACATCAATCCCCCATAGATTTGACAGCATTAAGCCACGAAGAACGGCTGGATAGATTAAAGTTTAGATATCCTACCGATAAACCGGTTTTTTATAATACCGGCCATGCGGCGCAGGTCAATACATCGGATGATTACCAAGGTCACGCGGTTATTGGTGAAGAATCTTATCCATTAATACAATTTCATTTCCATGAACCCAGTGAACATGTCATTGGAGAAAAAAAGTTTCCTGCGGAATTGCATTATGTACATATTAAAGACGATGGAAAAATTGCTGTTGTCAGCGTCTTGATAGAAGAAGGCGAGAGCAATCCGGTATTCCAGACTATTTTGGACAATGTGCCGGCTACCAGTGGCGAACAAAACGATCAATCCGGTATCCGGCTGAATCCGGGATCATTATTGCCTAAAAATCAAATGGATCATTATTCTCTGGCAGGCTCTCTCACAACGCCACCGTGTAGTGAAGGCGTTAACTGGCTGGTTTTGTCAGAACCGATCACCATTTCGCAAGAGCAGCTTGCACAATTGAAAAGCATTTATTCCGATAATGCCAGGAATAAGCAAGAACTGAACGGCCGCTCTGTTTCACAAAGGATAAATCACTAA
- a CDS encoding carboxypeptidase-like regulatory domain-containing protein, translated as MKIKISQIIIALTGIFSIASFAEVTSSLPLVKLQGQTQFISGGIGKDESEAILQAGKAWALMLELSQETGSKAQYISDVHVLIKDKAGNTVLDTTTEGPYLLVNLAPGNYSLNATYELTTLHRDLNIQEKHGKIITLTWPAAKKD; from the coding sequence ATGAAAATTAAAATCAGTCAAATAATTATAGCGCTAACCGGGATTTTTTCAATTGCAAGTTTTGCTGAAGTAACGTCATCACTTCCACTCGTTAAATTGCAAGGGCAAACGCAATTTATTTCTGGAGGCATAGGCAAAGATGAATCGGAAGCAATATTGCAGGCAGGAAAAGCATGGGCATTGATGCTTGAATTATCACAAGAAACCGGCTCCAAAGCCCAATACATCAGTGATGTCCACGTATTAATTAAAGACAAGGCAGGCAATACTGTTCTTGATACCACCACTGAAGGCCCCTACCTGTTGGTAAACCTTGCCCCAGGAAACTATTCCCTTAATGCCACCTACGAGTTAACTACCCTCCATCGCGATCTAAATATTCAAGAAAAGCATGGGAAAATAATTACATTAACCTGGCCAGCCGCCAAAAAAGATTAA
- a CDS encoding GNAT family N-acetyltransferase: MDFSHFCLEKASRDQAQAIADLVNLTYRGETGWTRETHIIQGDRTNQQEVETAMSNPGARFFVINQPENLASCIYVAKEHDSAYIGFFSVHPNLQGKGLGKYMLEQAETFALRTLGVHKLVMFVVSQRPELIAFYQRRGYSRTGKIETYPLHLGIGVPKVPGLTIEYLEKII; encoded by the coding sequence ATGGATTTCTCGCATTTTTGTCTTGAAAAAGCCAGTCGGGATCAAGCGCAGGCGATAGCTGATCTGGTTAATCTGACCTATCGCGGTGAAACCGGCTGGACCCGGGAAACGCATATTATCCAGGGTGATAGAACCAACCAGCAGGAAGTGGAAACGGCCATGTCCAATCCCGGCGCACGGTTCTTTGTCATCAATCAACCGGAAAACCTGGCTTCCTGTATCTATGTCGCTAAAGAACACGATTCTGCGTATATCGGTTTTTTCTCAGTTCACCCCAATCTGCAAGGAAAAGGGCTCGGCAAGTATATGCTCGAACAGGCGGAAACCTTTGCGCTGCGCACTCTGGGTGTGCACAAGCTTGTCATGTTCGTGGTATCGCAACGCCCGGAATTAATCGCATTTTATCAACGCAGAGGCTACTCGCGCACCGGCAAGATTGAAACTTATCCATTGCATCTGGGTATCGGTGTGCCCAAGGTTCCCGGGTTAACGATTGAATATCTAGAGAAGATCATTTAA
- a CDS encoding EAL domain-containing protein — translation MRNPKNTLRTSPSVPAQTPTSKSMSDLALKALLVSESRYRRLFESARDGILLLNADTGQIEDVNPYLIEMLGYTHAEFLGKKLWEVGTFTDIAESQKMFSKIQAEGYVRYGDLPLRTKAGALIAVEFVSNSYDCEGTNVIQCNIRNITERKKTDERIKELAFFDQLTGLPNRLLLQDRLKQAMFASSRSGIFCALLFMDMDNFKNLNDTLGHDKGDALLKQIGQRLTLCVREGDTVARLGGDEFVVVLAGLNADKAEAAKGVKTVVRKMNVALNQPYQIGGALHNSTASMGVTLFKDDLINSDDLMKQADLAMYKSKEAGRNTLRFFDPNMELAVMKRAGMENDLRRAIEEKQFVLHYQAQITGENRITGAEVLLRWQHPQRGMVPPAEFISLAEETGLIQLLGKWVLETACARLVVWADQLEMADLTIAVNVSANQFRQPDFVDQILKILKNTGANPSRLKLELTESLLIHDVEDTVEKMFALKAKGICFSLDDFGTGYSSLSYLKRLPLDQLKIDRSFVRDILTDPNDAAIARTIVALGQSLGLGVIAEGVETEAQRNFLAVSGCHAYQGYFFSQPLPVEGFEKIAQGV, via the coding sequence ATGCGCAATCCAAAAAATACCTTGCGAACTTCTCCTTCGGTGCCAGCGCAGACACCTACCTCCAAATCGATGAGCGATCTTGCTCTGAAAGCGTTACTGGTATCGGAAAGCCGCTACCGTCGGCTGTTTGAATCCGCTCGCGATGGGATTCTGCTTCTCAATGCCGATACTGGGCAGATTGAAGATGTTAACCCTTATTTGATCGAGATGTTGGGTTATACGCATGCGGAGTTTCTAGGAAAAAAGTTGTGGGAAGTTGGTACGTTTACCGACATTGCTGAAAGCCAGAAAATGTTTTCTAAGATACAAGCAGAAGGCTATGTACGTTACGGAGATCTTCCGCTCAGGACAAAAGCAGGTGCATTAATAGCGGTTGAGTTTGTCAGTAATAGTTACGACTGTGAAGGGACGAACGTAATTCAGTGCAACATCCGCAACATCACTGAGAGAAAGAAGACGGACGAAAGGATCAAAGAACTGGCATTCTTTGATCAACTTACCGGTTTGCCCAACCGGTTACTCTTGCAGGATCGGCTGAAGCAGGCTATGTTCGCCAGCTCACGCAGCGGTATATTTTGTGCGCTGTTGTTCATGGATATGGATAATTTCAAGAATCTTAACGACACCCTGGGTCATGACAAGGGCGATGCGCTGCTCAAACAAATCGGGCAGCGTCTGACTTTGTGTGTGCGTGAAGGCGACACCGTTGCCCGATTGGGCGGTGATGAATTCGTAGTCGTGCTTGCCGGATTGAATGCAGATAAAGCGGAGGCGGCCAAGGGCGTCAAAACCGTTGTCAGAAAGATGAACGTCGCGCTTAACCAGCCATACCAAATTGGCGGTGCGTTGCATAATAGCACGGCAAGCATGGGTGTAACGCTTTTTAAGGACGATCTGATTAACAGTGATGATCTGATGAAGCAGGCTGATCTTGCCATGTACAAATCCAAGGAAGCCGGGCGCAATACACTACGTTTTTTTGATCCGAACATGGAGTTGGCCGTAATGAAGCGCGCTGGGATGGAAAACGATTTGCGGCGCGCTATCGAGGAGAAGCAGTTCGTACTTCACTATCAGGCTCAGATAACAGGTGAGAACCGCATCACGGGTGCCGAAGTCCTGTTGCGCTGGCAGCATCCCCAGCGTGGCATGGTACCTCCCGCCGAATTCATTTCATTGGCCGAAGAAACCGGGCTGATCCAGCTTCTGGGAAAATGGGTTCTGGAAACTGCTTGTGCTCGTTTGGTTGTCTGGGCCGACCAGCTTGAGATGGCGGATCTCACGATTGCGGTGAATGTCAGTGCGAACCAATTTCGCCAACCTGACTTCGTCGATCAAATATTAAAAATACTGAAGAACACGGGCGCCAATCCCAGTCGACTGAAGCTTGAGCTGACAGAGAGCCTGCTGATACATGACGTCGAGGATACAGTCGAAAAAATGTTCGCATTGAAGGCAAAGGGGATATGTTTTTCACTGGATGATTTCGGGACAGGATACTCATCCTTGTCGTACTTGAAACGTTTGCCGCTGGATCAGTTGAAGATTGATCGGTCGTTTGTACGCGACATACTCACCGATCCCAACGACGCCGCGATTGCCAGGACTATCGTGGCTCTGGGTCAGAGCCTTGGATTGGGAGTAATCGCAGAAGGTGTCGAAACAGAAGCGCAACGGAATTTTTTGGCCGTCTCGGGTTGTCATGCTTATCAGGGTTATTTTTTCAGCCAACCTTTACCTGTTGAGGGTTTCGAAAAAATTGCGCAAGGCGTCTGA
- a CDS encoding SirB2 family protein has product MSYAVLKLIHVGSVIVSYALFFLRGVWLMQDSEKLRQRWIRILPHIVDTILLTSAIVLAMTIQQNPLDNSWLTAKVTGLLLYIGLGMIAIRFGKTRRTKITAWIAAQCVFIYIVLVALTKSPVLGL; this is encoded by the coding sequence ATGAGTTACGCAGTACTAAAACTGATTCATGTGGGTAGCGTTATCGTGAGTTATGCGTTGTTCTTCTTGCGCGGCGTCTGGTTGATGCAAGATTCGGAGAAATTACGCCAACGGTGGATAAGAATCTTGCCACATATCGTGGATACCATTCTACTGACCAGTGCCATTGTATTGGCAATGACCATTCAGCAAAATCCGCTCGATAATTCCTGGTTAACTGCCAAAGTAACCGGTTTGTTGCTCTATATCGGTCTTGGCATGATAGCAATCCGCTTCGGTAAAACCCGGAGAACAAAAATCACCGCTTGGATTGCGGCGCAGTGTGTGTTTATTTATATCGTACTGGTTGCTCTGACCAAAAGCCCGGTGTTAGGCCTCTGA